A genomic segment from Thermotoga neapolitana DSM 4359 encodes:
- the minC gene encoding septum site-determining protein MinC codes for MIDFKMTKEGLILLIRDYQNLEEVLNEITSRVTQMGGFFAKGDRISLMIENHTKHSQDIPKIVSRLRELGLEVSQILVGSTIEGKENDVRVESRTTVESTGKVIKRNIRSGQTVVHSGDVIVFGNVNKGAEILAGGSVVVFGKAQGNIRAGLNEGEQAVVAALDLQTSLIQIAGFITHSKGEENVPSIAHVKGNRIVIEPFDRVDFERSE; via the coding sequence ATGATAGATTTTAAGATGACGAAGGAAGGGCTCATCCTCCTGATAAGAGATTACCAGAACCTCGAAGAGGTGCTGAACGAAATCACCTCGCGTGTCACCCAGATGGGGGGGTTCTTTGCGAAGGGAGACAGAATATCCCTCATGATCGAAAACCACACCAAGCATTCCCAGGACATACCGAAAATCGTTTCTCGTCTCAGAGAACTCGGCCTTGAGGTCTCTCAGATACTGGTCGGAAGCACCATTGAAGGAAAAGAAAACGACGTGAGAGTGGAGTCCAGGACCACCGTGGAGAGTACGGGGAAGGTGATAAAGAGAAACATAAGATCAGGCCAAACTGTTGTTCACTCAGGTGATGTGATCGTTTTTGGAAACGTCAACAAAGGAGCAGAGATTCTCGCCGGTGGTTCTGTGGTGGTTTTCGGAAAGGCTCAGGGCAATATACGGGCCGGCCTGAACGAAGGAGAACAGGCGGTTGTCGCCGCCCTCGATCTTCAAACCTCTCTCATCCAGATAGCGGGTTTCATCACCCACTCAAAAGGTGAAGAAAATGTTCCATCCATTGCCCATGTGAAAGGAAACCGTATCGTGATAGAACCGTTCGATAGAGTGGATTTTGAAAGGAGTGAATGA
- the lptB gene encoding LPS export ABC transporter ATP-binding protein: MILRCVDLTKRFGKRVVVDRVNLEFNQGEVTGLLGPNGAGKTTIFNMILGVVVPSSGKIFFENTDITRFPVYKRARLGITYLQQETSVFGGLTVRENLELVLRFFEKDREKREEKIEQLLHEFHLKPLENQPASFLSGGEKRKLELARMMCLNPSFVLLDEPFSGIDPKTVKEIQKMVLELKQRNFGVVVTDHNVDELAEIADRIYVIYKGKILAEGRPEEVLEDETVKEVYLGS, from the coding sequence ATGATTTTGAGGTGTGTGGATCTCACAAAGAGGTTTGGAAAAAGAGTTGTGGTTGATCGGGTGAACCTTGAGTTCAATCAGGGTGAGGTTACTGGTCTTCTCGGACCGAACGGTGCCGGGAAGACCACCATCTTCAACATGATACTCGGTGTGGTGGTTCCGTCGTCCGGAAAGATCTTTTTTGAGAACACTGACATAACGAGATTTCCTGTCTACAAGAGAGCAAGACTTGGAATCACCTACCTTCAGCAGGAAACGTCCGTTTTCGGTGGGCTCACTGTCAGAGAAAACTTAGAACTTGTACTTCGGTTTTTCGAAAAAGACAGAGAAAAGAGGGAAGAGAAGATCGAACAGCTCCTCCACGAATTTCACCTGAAACCCCTTGAAAACCAGCCTGCGAGTTTTCTTTCCGGTGGTGAGAAAAGAAAACTGGAACTTGCAAGAATGATGTGTCTGAACCCATCTTTTGTGCTTCTGGACGAGCCCTTCAGTGGGATAGATCCAAAGACCGTCAAGGAAATACAGAAGATGGTCCTTGAACTGAAACAAAGGAATTTTGGAGTGGTTGTCACCGATCACAACGTGGACGAACTTGCAGAGATCGCAGACAGAATATACGTCATCTACAAAGGAAAGATACTTGCCGAGGGAAGACCGGAGGAGGTTCTGGAAGACGAAACCGTGAAGGAGGTGTACCTCGGATCGTGA
- a CDS encoding M42 family metallopeptidase, with protein MKDLIKRLTEAFGPSGREEEVKKILLEELEGHIDGYREDGLGNLIVWKGSGEKKVILDAHIDEIGVAVTNIDEKGFLMIEPVGGLSPYMLLGKRIRFENGVVGVAGMEGETLEERQENVKKLSFDKLFVDVGAKSREDAEKICPIGSFGVYDSGFAELPGKYVSKAMDDRVGCAVIVEVFKRIKPSVTLYGVFSVQEEDGIVGASVAGYNIPASEAIVVDVTDSADTPKAMKRHAMRLSGGPALKVKDRASISNRKILEKLVETAERFNIKYQMEVLTFGGTNAMGYQRTREGIPSVTVSIPTRYVHSPSEMVCPEDVEGTVELLIRYLGE; from the coding sequence ATGAAGGATTTGATCAAGAGGTTAACGGAAGCTTTTGGACCCAGCGGTCGGGAAGAAGAGGTGAAAAAGATTCTTCTGGAAGAACTCGAAGGGCACATAGATGGTTACAGGGAGGATGGACTTGGAAATCTCATCGTCTGGAAGGGATCTGGAGAGAAAAAGGTGATCCTTGACGCGCACATCGACGAAATAGGTGTGGCAGTCACGAACATAGATGAAAAAGGTTTTCTGATGATAGAACCCGTGGGAGGTCTTTCTCCCTACATGCTTCTTGGAAAGAGGATCCGCTTTGAAAACGGTGTTGTTGGTGTCGCTGGCATGGAAGGTGAAACGCTCGAGGAAAGGCAGGAAAACGTGAAGAAACTTTCCTTCGACAAACTCTTCGTGGACGTTGGAGCAAAGTCTCGAGAGGATGCGGAGAAGATCTGCCCGATAGGTAGTTTTGGGGTCTATGACAGTGGATTCGCTGAACTGCCAGGAAAGTACGTTTCCAAGGCCATGGATGACAGAGTGGGATGCGCTGTGATCGTGGAGGTTTTCAAAAGGATCAAGCCATCCGTTACCCTCTACGGTGTCTTCAGCGTTCAAGAGGAAGATGGGATCGTTGGTGCCTCCGTTGCCGGTTACAACATCCCGGCAAGCGAAGCCATCGTCGTAGACGTGACCGATTCTGCAGACACTCCAAAGGCGATGAAAAGACACGCCATGAGACTCTCTGGTGGGCCTGCTTTGAAGGTGAAGGACAGAGCGTCCATAAGCAACAGAAAGATCCTCGAAAAACTCGTTGAAACTGCGGAAAGATTCAACATAAAATACCAGATGGAAGTTCTGACCTTTGGAGGAACGAACGCTATGGGATATCAGAGAACAAGAGAAGGCATTCCTTCGGTGACCGTATCCATTCCCACACGGTACGTTCATTCACCGAGTGAGATGGTCTGTCCAGAAGATGTGGAGGGGACGGTGGAACTTCTGATCAGATATCTGGGGGAGTGA
- a CDS encoding M42 family metallopeptidase, whose translation MYLRELSTMAGVSGDEERVREFIRSKIENFVDDLFVDRMGNLIAFKKGKNSSRRLLVSAHMDEVGLIVSKIEKDGKVAFLPVGGVDPRILPGKVVQVKDLKGVIGYRPVHLQNEEAKTPPKFENLRIDFGFSSKEEAEKHISVGDYVAFVSDYVEGNGRATGKAFDDRAGCSLLMDILEEGVEPACDTYFAFTVQEETGLRGSAVVVEQIKPDCALVVETTTAGDNPELEKQRWATHLGDGPAITFYHRGYVIPGKIFQTIVDTAKTMGIPFQMKRRSAGGTDAARYARTAYGVPAGVVSVPARYIHSPQSVLDLNDYRNTMKLVKVLVEEGKIVEVIR comes from the coding sequence ATGTACCTCAGAGAACTTTCCACAATGGCGGGAGTCTCCGGAGACGAAGAAAGAGTCAGAGAGTTCATAAGGTCAAAGATAGAAAACTTCGTGGACGACCTCTTCGTCGATAGAATGGGAAATCTCATCGCCTTCAAAAAGGGAAAGAATTCCTCCAGAAGACTTCTTGTTTCCGCCCACATGGACGAAGTGGGACTGATCGTGAGCAAGATAGAGAAAGATGGAAAGGTAGCGTTTCTACCCGTTGGTGGGGTGGATCCTCGAATTCTTCCAGGAAAGGTCGTTCAGGTGAAGGATCTAAAGGGGGTCATCGGTTACAGACCCGTGCACCTTCAAAACGAGGAAGCAAAGACACCCCCGAAATTTGAAAACCTGAGGATTGATTTTGGATTCTCTTCGAAAGAAGAGGCAGAAAAGCATATCTCTGTGGGAGATTACGTTGCTTTCGTGAGTGATTATGTGGAGGGAAACGGAAGGGCAACGGGAAAGGCCTTCGATGACAGAGCGGGTTGTTCTCTTCTCATGGACATTCTCGAAGAAGGAGTAGAACCTGCCTGCGACACCTACTTTGCCTTCACGGTCCAGGAAGAGACAGGACTTCGTGGAAGCGCCGTGGTGGTGGAACAGATAAAGCCAGATTGTGCCCTGGTCGTGGAGACGACAACGGCTGGGGACAACCCGGAACTGGAAAAACAGAGGTGGGCAACTCACCTGGGTGACGGTCCTGCGATCACCTTCTACCACAGAGGCTATGTGATACCGGGAAAGATCTTCCAGACCATTGTGGACACAGCGAAGACAATGGGGATTCCATTTCAAATGAAGAGAAGAAGCGCTGGTGGAACGGATGCCGCTCGCTACGCAAGAACCGCCTATGGAGTTCCGGCCGGTGTTGTCTCTGTTCCGGCAAGGTACATTCACAGTCCACAGTCTGTTCTGGACCTGAACGATTACAGAAACACCATGAAACTCGTGAAAGTTCTCGTCGAAGAAGGAAAGATCGTGGAGGTGATTCGATGA
- a CDS encoding alpha/beta hydrolase — protein sequence MKLVTFPASYSPIVEESKTVRVYVFEPERIDHNLIFVHGIGNGNIPYLLWFGERFKEHNIKTWFLVLPYHEKRAPEGWTGGEPFYHPSPAYCVERFDEAVQDVIDLVDLIRKENDRPISTMGFSFGGMITTIALAREKRIEKGIICCSGGDWRWINWYSPYTKKLRDLYREKGNEFGCRSEKDCIKNRGNTLEVIKSFESIEDIRKKPPVFCYFYDPASFAPFVEQKVLFFWALFDRVIPYRSYATLHSLLKNKKTVFLPAGHKSSYFFRRYIARKVVRFLKDDE from the coding sequence GTGAAACTGGTCACGTTCCCGGCTTCTTACAGTCCCATCGTGGAAGAAAGCAAAACCGTGCGGGTTTACGTCTTCGAGCCAGAAAGGATAGATCACAACCTGATCTTCGTTCACGGCATCGGAAACGGAAACATTCCGTATCTTCTCTGGTTCGGAGAAAGGTTCAAGGAACACAATATAAAGACCTGGTTCCTTGTTCTTCCCTATCACGAAAAGAGAGCACCTGAAGGTTGGACCGGTGGTGAACCCTTCTATCATCCATCACCGGCCTACTGTGTTGAAAGATTCGATGAGGCAGTCCAGGATGTGATCGATCTGGTGGATCTGATAAGGAAAGAAAACGACAGACCCATATCAACGATGGGATTCAGTTTCGGAGGTATGATAACAACCATCGCCCTTGCACGGGAAAAACGCATAGAAAAAGGAATCATCTGCTGTTCCGGTGGAGACTGGCGCTGGATAAACTGGTACTCTCCGTACACGAAGAAACTGAGAGACCTCTACAGAGAGAAGGGAAACGAATTCGGTTGCAGATCAGAGAAAGACTGCATCAAAAACAGAGGAAACACCCTGGAAGTGATAAAAAGCTTTGAATCCATCGAAGACATCAGAAAGAAGCCTCCTGTTTTCTGTTACTTCTACGATCCTGCTTCTTTTGCTCCCTTTGTTGAGCAAAAGGTCCTCTTCTTCTGGGCGTTGTTTGATCGTGTGATACCGTATCGATCTTATGCGACTCTTCACAGTCTTCTGAAAAACAAAAAGACCGTCTTTTTGCCGGCAGGCCACAAGAGTTCTTACTTCTTCAGGCGATACATCGCAAGGAAAGTGGTTCGCTTTTTAAAAGATGATGAATGA
- a CDS encoding OmpH family outer membrane protein, producing MKKLFLPLVLVGILLATLLVSQSSTGSSLRVAYVDIEKATENYQKWKDLNEKYKRDYSFYQNKLKEMEDELKKMQEEGRPQEEIQAKQKEILTKKTEYENLLKSEYQPKIQEIMNEVVKKIQEYASVMGYDLVLTNQVVVYGNPAFDITEQVIAYINQQ from the coding sequence ATGAAAAAGCTGTTCTTGCCTCTTGTCCTGGTGGGAATTCTTCTTGCAACACTCCTTGTTTCTCAGAGTTCCACGGGATCTTCTCTCAGAGTGGCGTACGTGGATATCGAAAAGGCAACCGAGAACTATCAAAAGTGGAAGGATCTGAACGAAAAGTACAAACGTGATTACTCTTTTTATCAGAATAAACTCAAGGAGATGGAAGACGAACTGAAAAAGATGCAGGAAGAAGGAAGACCCCAGGAAGAAATCCAGGCAAAACAGAAAGAGATCCTCACAAAGAAGACCGAGTACGAAAATCTTCTCAAGTCGGAGTACCAGCCAAAGATTCAGGAGATCATGAACGAAGTTGTCAAGAAGATCCAGGAGTACGCGAGCGTCATGGGGTACGATCTTGTTCTCACAAATCAGGTTGTCGTTTACGGAAATCCTGCCTTTGACATCACAGAACAGGTGATCGCTTACATAAACCAGCAATGA
- a CDS encoding M42 family metallopeptidase, whose product MTTKELLMKLSDLDGPSGYEDSVVSYIESLIKPFVDETKITGHGSLVGYKRGEGKGKLAFFAHVDEIGFVVSKVEGEFARLEPVGGVDPKVVCASRVRVHTREGVAFGVIGMLAPHLQSPDSREKVPSFDELFLDLSLSDRTVRIGDVAVIDQKSFEAAGKVVGKALDNRASCASLIKTLEFLRRYSHPWDVYFVFSVQEETGCLGALTEAYRINPDVAVVMDVTFASEPPSHDHIELGKGPVLGLGPVVDRSLVQKISLIAQKHNVSLQKEAVGGRSGTETDFVQLVRAGVRTALISIPLKYMHTPVEMVDPGDVEELARLLSIIAVELEV is encoded by the coding sequence TTGACAACGAAAGAACTTTTGATGAAACTCTCGGATCTCGATGGTCCCTCAGGTTACGAAGACAGTGTTGTTTCCTACATCGAGTCACTCATAAAACCCTTCGTGGATGAGACGAAAATTACAGGACATGGGAGTCTGGTTGGATACAAAAGGGGAGAAGGAAAGGGAAAACTTGCCTTTTTTGCACACGTCGACGAGATAGGTTTTGTTGTCTCGAAGGTGGAGGGGGAGTTCGCACGTCTTGAGCCAGTTGGTGGGGTAGATCCAAAGGTCGTCTGTGCCTCGAGGGTGCGTGTTCATACCAGAGAAGGCGTTGCTTTCGGTGTGATCGGAATGCTTGCACCACACCTTCAGTCACCGGACTCCAGAGAGAAGGTTCCATCCTTCGATGAGCTTTTCCTCGATCTTTCCCTTTCCGATCGTACCGTTCGAATCGGCGATGTAGCGGTGATAGACCAAAAATCCTTCGAAGCCGCTGGAAAAGTGGTTGGAAAGGCCCTTGACAACAGGGCAAGCTGTGCCTCTCTGATAAAAACACTGGAGTTTCTCAGAAGGTATTCCCATCCGTGGGATGTTTACTTTGTTTTCTCCGTTCAGGAAGAAACGGGGTGTCTTGGAGCGCTTACGGAGGCTTACAGAATAAACCCGGATGTTGCCGTTGTGATGGACGTCACGTTCGCTTCAGAACCGCCCTCTCATGATCACATAGAACTGGGAAAGGGACCCGTCCTTGGGCTGGGACCTGTCGTTGACAGATCGCTCGTTCAAAAGATCTCTCTCATCGCTCAGAAACACAACGTTTCCCTTCAGAAAGAGGCGGTGGGAGGAAGGTCCGGGACGGAAACGGACTTTGTTCAACTTGTGCGAGCAGGTGTAAGGACCGCTCTAATCTCGATTCCTCTGAAATACATGCACACACCGGTGGAGATGGTCGATCCAGGAGATGTCGAAGAACTGGCAAGGCTGCTCTCCATCATCGCAGTCGAACTGGAGGTGTAG
- a CDS encoding ComEA family DNA-binding protein translates to MKIKREHQRIALLLALVFFILLGIVVERGRNQEEKDVPPQKVTSFPIDLNSASVEDLMSIPGIGPVKAQRIVEYRRIRGKFSTVEELTNVSGIGEKTLEKISKYVTVEGVEQPFRSEVTKLNVNTASLEELETLPYIGEAKARAIIEYREEHGPFSSPEDLLNVPGIGEKTLERIRGKITF, encoded by the coding sequence TTGAAGATCAAGCGAGAACACCAGAGGATAGCACTACTTCTGGCACTCGTGTTCTTCATCCTTCTGGGAATAGTCGTGGAACGAGGTAGAAACCAGGAAGAGAAAGATGTTCCGCCTCAAAAGGTCACATCCTTTCCCATTGATTTGAACAGTGCGTCCGTTGAGGATCTTATGAGCATTCCAGGGATAGGCCCCGTGAAAGCCCAGAGAATAGTTGAGTACAGAAGGATACGCGGAAAGTTTTCAACGGTTGAGGAATTAACGAACGTTTCCGGCATTGGTGAAAAGACGCTGGAGAAGATCTCAAAGTACGTGACCGTCGAGGGAGTTGAACAACCTTTCAGAAGTGAAGTCACAAAATTGAACGTCAACACAGCGTCCCTGGAGGAACTGGAGACACTGCCCTACATCGGAGAAGCGAAGGCGAGGGCCATAATCGAATATCGTGAAGAACACGGCCCGTTCTCTTCTCCCGAGGATCTTCTGAACGTTCCCGGAATCGGTGAGAAAACGCTGGAGAGAATCAGAGGAAAAATCACATTTTGA
- a CDS encoding ArsB/NhaD family transporter: MNEALLVLTFAILAYYFIIFGKVARSVVTLLIALVLMAIRIVEGLDLRNIGEVVDFNTLGLLLGMMIIVHILKGTGFFEYLAISAIRISRGRFWLLFGFLMILTALTSAFLDNLITIILLSPVLFLILDTMEVNPVPFFLFAIFVDNIGGMSTLIGSPLNIVLGSISGLSFNDFLKNMGPVAVLVFVIVFFLFKRYIHIDEKAKEKLKNLMNVDPKRSITDPAVLKKSLIVFFSTLVMFGLHSVVEVELSLIALIAACVLLLLLGRNFEKVSEGVDWDSLFFYVGLFIISYSLEKIGAMEALANFFKIFSFNEYLFVLVVVWFSIFANAFLSAVPATLILAPTLKILISQGFPTSLWWVYAASANLGTNLTPLGAVQNIVGLSLLERYTHHTVSFKEFLKTAWSYMFIPFIVATLYSFIIF, from the coding sequence CGCATCGTTGAAGGCTTGGACCTTCGAAACATAGGTGAAGTCGTCGATTTCAACACACTGGGACTCCTTCTTGGCATGATGATCATCGTTCACATCCTGAAAGGAACGGGATTTTTCGAGTATCTGGCCATCTCCGCCATCAGGATCTCGAGGGGAAGGTTCTGGCTTCTGTTTGGCTTTCTCATGATACTCACCGCCCTGACATCCGCCTTCCTCGACAATCTGATCACCATCATCCTTCTTTCACCTGTTCTTTTCTTGATCCTCGACACGATGGAAGTGAACCCTGTTCCGTTCTTCCTCTTTGCGATATTCGTTGACAACATCGGTGGGATGTCCACGCTCATCGGTAGCCCACTGAACATCGTCCTTGGATCGATCAGTGGCCTGAGTTTCAACGATTTTCTAAAGAACATGGGACCCGTTGCTGTCCTTGTTTTTGTGATCGTTTTCTTCCTGTTCAAAAGGTACATACACATCGATGAAAAGGCAAAAGAGAAGTTGAAAAACCTCATGAACGTCGATCCAAAAAGGTCGATAACAGATCCTGCGGTTCTTAAAAAATCCCTGATCGTCTTTTTTTCAACGCTTGTCATGTTCGGTCTTCACTCTGTTGTGGAGGTAGAACTCTCTCTGATCGCCCTCATCGCCGCCTGTGTTCTTCTTCTCCTACTTGGAAGGAACTTCGAGAAGGTGTCTGAAGGTGTGGACTGGGATTCACTATTTTTCTACGTGGGACTTTTCATCATCTCCTACTCTCTGGAGAAGATAGGAGCCATGGAAGCACTGGCAAATTTCTTCAAGATCTTTTCCTTCAACGAATACCTCTTCGTTCTTGTTGTCGTCTGGTTTTCCATTTTTGCCAACGCCTTCTTAAGTGCGGTTCCCGCCACTCTGATCCTTGCCCCCACGTTGAAAATCCTCATCTCACAGGGATTTCCCACATCGCTGTGGTGGGTGTACGCTGCTTCGGCAAACCTTGGAACGAACCTGACCCCCCTTGGGGCCGTCCAGAACATAGTCGGACTTTCTCTTCTGGAAAGGTACACGCACCACACTGTGAGTTTCAAAGAGTTTTTAAAAACAGCGTGGAGTTACATGTTCATACCTTTCATCGTTGCGACACTCTACTCATTCATCATCTTTTAA
- a CDS encoding SPOR domain-containing protein has translation MARVTLSEGQSRFLFWLIVVIFSAVIALISYNLYLKWQLKNVRVEIVEIKPVEVNIPEELKVPVEVTPPPTPLLVEFEEFDYEKLRNEMADFVSEDQTVSSFVVKKDDALRIIRRANLPYLITPVSTDTYSVVLLGEFDDFSQVAQKSLYGVFVITTVSENLSKELAYDLRVAGYPSYVYAFTKGGKKYYSVVVGAFPTRNLALEYFEKLNWDDIMKRIGTNSPGYAGGLISP, from the coding sequence ATGGCAAGGGTAACCCTCTCTGAGGGACAGTCCCGGTTTCTCTTCTGGCTCATAGTTGTGATATTTTCCGCCGTCATAGCCCTTATATCCTACAACCTGTATCTGAAGTGGCAGCTCAAAAACGTGAGGGTGGAGATCGTGGAGATAAAGCCTGTTGAAGTGAACATACCGGAAGAACTCAAAGTACCGGTTGAGGTCACACCTCCACCCACTCCTCTTCTTGTAGAATTCGAAGAATTCGACTACGAGAAACTGAGAAACGAAATGGCCGATTTCGTCTCTGAGGACCAGACCGTTTCCTCCTTTGTTGTGAAAAAAGACGATGCTCTGAGAATAATCAGAAGGGCAAACCTTCCCTATCTGATAACCCCTGTGTCCACAGACACGTACTCTGTCGTTCTCCTTGGAGAATTCGATGACTTTTCCCAGGTTGCCCAAAAGTCCCTCTACGGAGTTTTCGTGATAACCACAGTATCGGAAAATCTCTCAAAGGAACTCGCCTACGACCTGAGAGTGGCAGGGTATCCCTCTTACGTCTATGCCTTCACAAAGGGAGGAAAGAAGTATTACTCCGTCGTGGTGGGGGCGTTTCCCACCCGCAATCTTGCGTTGGAGTACTTTGAAAAACTCAACTGGGACGACATCATGAAAAGGATCGGAACAAACAGCCCTGGATACGCCGGGGGGTTGATCTCTCCTTGA